Genomic segment of Panicum virgatum strain AP13 chromosome 9N, P.virgatum_v5, whole genome shotgun sequence:
GGTATGTTAAAATAGCATTGTACGCTGCATGGTCACTCAATCTTGTAAAACCAGAGGGTACAAATAATGCTAGTTAGCTACATTGGTGCCTTCTATTCATTCATTAGCTGACAAACTTGGTCACTTGGAATTAGTATGCCTTGATATTTGTATGCCGTGTCCTATCTTTTGATCTGTCTTAATTGTTTAGTTGAGTTGAGACAAGAAATTAACTGTTGGTCTTTCTCTTTTGCTAGTTGGTTGATGCGGTGTGTGTTGTTGGTTGCGGATTGTCAACCCTCTGAGCTCCCTGTACAGCAGGATTCTACAGCTGAGAAAATTGATAAGGGTGAGAATGCACATAAAACTCGTGATATCAGCCCTCAGACCAATCTCCAGAGGCCTATTGCCAACAATGTTTCTCCAGCAAAGCTTGCACAAATTGAGCGTGAAAGTTCGACAGAAACTGATGATTCCTCTGAGTCCAGTGATGAAGATGAGGCTGTTGTTGAAAGGAGCCGACCTCTTGTAAGATCTGCTTCTCCTAGAAGATCGGCTTCTCCAATGCGGAGGGTTCAAATTGGGAGATCAGGATCACGTAGGTCAACGGCAATTGCCATCAAGAGCCTCAGTTACTTCCCTCCCAGTCAGAGAATTCCTTTGGATAATGATGAAAGTAGTAACTGCAATGGTGAAACTGACCAGCCACCAAGGAAATCTGACAATAACGTAAGAAGAATGAGTGTGCAGGATGCAATTAACCTTTTCGAGAGCAAGCAGAAGGATCAGAATCCAGATTCGCAAAATAAGAAAGCTGGCTTGTTTGCTACTAAGTCTGTCCTGAGAAGGTGGAGTGCAGGAATGGGTGATTCTTTGAATGACAAGTCAGAAGAAAGAATCTCAGATTCCACTTCTGAAAGTAAATCAAACAACTTGTCTTACGAAACAGATAAGGATGGAGCTGAAATGAAGGCTGAACCAGATAAAGCACCAAAGAATTTCGTTGCATCTGAGGTTGAAGGTTTAACTACCCATGCTGATTCTCATGACATCAGAGTGTCAGAAACGGAGAGCGTGGTTTCTAATAATATTTGTGCAGAACAAACAAAGTCTGGATTTGAGGAAAGTAGTGATCGGGCAATGGCCTCAGCTGAGTGGAACCGCCAGAAGGAAGCTGAGCTTAATCAGATGTTATTGAAAATGATGGAGGTCATGCCTGGAAAGTTTGCAGGTGctaatgcaactgctgctggctTCGATTCCACCAATCAGAAGAAAGGTGTTACTCATGGTCAGCATAAAGAGAAGCGAGACACAAAGGTTCCAGCTGAGAAAGGCAAAAGGCGGCCTACAAAAGAGGTGAGCTCCAAGCCCTTGAAGGATACAGTTGGGCAGAAGAAGTCAGCAGGGACCCCCAAAACTGGCACTGTAACAGAGAAACGCATTTCACCAGTTCCACAAAAGGCACGGCGAAATTCATCACCTCCAGTCCTACCCAAAGAAGTTGCTTCAAAGACACCAGTCAGAAAAAGCTCACCAAAACCATTACCGTCACCTGCACCTGCGCCTGCTACACATAGTTCATGGTCAGGAGGTTCTTTGACTAAAGCAACTACAACTCAAAGAACCAAAAGCTCTCCTGGGATGGCTTCGACATCTATACCAACTAGCCGAAGGAGGTCTCCGACAACACATCCGTCATCTCAGCCTGCTTCAAAAGTGGAAAGAACCATTCAACCAGTGAAGAACAAGAAGGAAACTGTGTCTGCTATGAAGCCAGCTATCAAGGGACAAGAAGAGAAGAAGCCAAAAACAGCAGCAAAGACAAGTAGAATAACTAAAGTTTCACCTTCGTCAGAAGAAAAATCAAGTGTAACAACTAAGGAAAGCTTGCGTAAGGTTTCAAAGAAAAGCAGTGTTGTACCACTGGAGTCCAAACCCTTGAAGAAAGCCACTGGGATTAGTCAAAGTGTTGGTTCTGGTACAGTGAAGAAAAAGGTGCCCCAACTTGATGAGTCCTATAAAGATAGTGGAAGTGTTAATCAAGCTGAAGATAAGGAGCAATCTCCTATGACAACCGAGCCAACTACTAAGGTACTGGAGGCTGATCTTGCTCAACCAGCACATGATGTTGATGAAAATTTAGAAATTTCGCTCGATAATGACTTGAATATTGAAAAAACAGAGAAACCGGCCTCGAGTTTAACTGCTACAGAAATGGGCTCCAGTGACCAGGTTGAGCCCTCTACCAATGAGGCAGATGAGGCCATACAACTTCCGGATGAGGACATGGGCATCTCATCAGCTGCCTGGGTAGAAGTAGAGCATCAAGAACAAGAAGTCACTGACCCTAGTGAAAATGTAGTGGCTGAGGATGTGACTTCCCCAGGAATTGCACCATTGCCATCATCAAGCCCAAGAATCCGTCATTCCTTGTCACAAATGCTGCAAGCAGATAGCAATGAACCAGAAATTATTGAGTGGGGAAATGCTGAAAACCCACCAGCAATAGTTTTTCAAAAGGATTCTCCaaaaggactcaagagactTCTAAAGTTTGCTCGGAAAAATAAGGGAGACAACAACACTAATGGCTGGGCAAGCCCATCAGTAGTTTctgaaggagaagatgaactaGAAGAATCAAGAGGCACTAGTGATGGTGCAAATTTGAGCCGGAGaacttttgatggttcaaagaCTAATAGCATCTTATCAGGTATCTTTACCAACCATGTTCTAAAGGATGGTCCTGTATCATACTGAATAATAGTGTATGGTGTAGGACCTTATAGTAGTTGCATCCAagtttgaaaaataaatatgcAGTCTTATCTTAATACTGTCACTGGGTAGATATGTTATGTGAGGACCATTTGAGTGTTTCTGAAATATGACATCATGTCATCTTTCTTATGCTTGATCAAATTAGTTCATGAGTACACATTCTTACGTTCAAGGCTATTAATGTATCCTACTCATATATCTGGACCTATTCTTTTGCAGCTCAATCAACCATTGGCAGCTTCAACTCTATGAACTCAGATAAGCAACGGGAGAGGCCTGGAGCTGCCGCATCAGCAAAAGGTTAGTTTTCGTCAGGTAATGTACCATGCCGTCTAAAATTACGCTATTTCTAATCCGTCACCTTGTACCCAGCATCAAGGTCGTTCTTCTCCCTCTCAAACTTCCGGAGCAGCAGATCGAATGATTCGAAGCTTCGATAGCATATATGCCTTTTGCCCTGCAGATACATGGATAGTTTCATCCCAACTCCGTTCAGGATGCCTAATAGATGTAAAAAGAGAATGGTTTGCGATTTGATTGTTGGGACGGTGCCAGCTTGCTGTGTTGGGCTCTGGTCGCCTGCCATTTGATATAGCTTCCGCCTATGAGTTGTCATACTTTGCTTCAGCTTTTCTGTAAATTTCATTTACAGTGGTTACGAGCTGATTGAGATGACCGATATGTTTGCATGGCTCGCAAGAGACCTGCTTCTACCAAAATCGTTTTGGTTTACCCGTAGTTGGTACCGGGAGCTGATGTGAATTTGTGTTCGTATAGCGGCCTGTGATGCGCCCGGACGTGGCAAACCCATAGAATTTCTCAAACTATCGGAAACTCTGCAGGTGCAACATAGTTTCTCACTGTTGCAATTTTATTTTGGATCGAAGCAGGAAGCGCATACATGACACATCTCTCAAGAGACTGTCAACTATACAGATCAGGGACAGACTGACGCTTCAATACATCACCACATGCCTACAGATCAGGGACAGACTGACGCTTCaatacatcatcacatgccTTGCGCCGCACTCGCAAGCGACGGCAGATGAATTATTGAGAGTTTGAGACTGGGAGGTACCTGCAAAAGATTGGGACAATCACTTGTCGACGACCTCGATGAGTGTTGGCTCATAGTGATCAGGGGCCTGGAAGCCATGAAGGTTCATGACGGTCGCCGCAACATTAGCGAGGCCGGCGTTTGGGAGGTCCGTCCGGAACCTGACCCCAGGGGCAAGCCCAGGTCCTCCTATGGCGATTGGAACCTGCAGATGGTTTCAGGCTCAGtcaagggggtgtttagttcccaaaattttttctaaagtatccgtcacatcgaatttttgtaCACATACAtgaatgcagttgaaaaaataactaattatatagtctaatTAATTATCACGagttgaatcttttaaacctaattagtccataattaaatattatttgtcaaataacaacgaaatatgctacagtaccaaaaaccCAATTTTTTCACCAAATAAACACACCCTAAGACCACACCGACAGACCGGGACATATATATGGATTAACGCATCCCGAGACGTGTGCCGTGCACTTACCGGATTCAGCGTGTGTGAATTAAGGGTCTGGACCTTCCCGTCCTTGTCACGGAGTGGTTTTCCAGATTTATCTCTCTTCGCCATGTCCTCGGCGTTGCCGTGGTCGGCGGTGAGTGCGAAGATGCCACCCACTTGCTCAATTGCATCGAGGATGATCTACAACAGGATAGCAATCACTATGGAATCTCAGTAAGATAGATTAGGGGATTGCAAAGATGATGCGCATGTACCTTAACAGCCTCGTCGGCTGCCTTGCATCCAACTATAGTTGCCTCAATGTCTCCTGTGTGGCCAACCATATCTTCATTTGCAATGTTGACCCTCACCTACAAGATGTCCTTATTAGTGTTTGAACTCCCTGGCTTAACTATAAGTTACATTTGTGTTCAGTGTTCCAAGCTCTTTTCTTTGAAGATATTAACCCAAGAACTACCTGATCAAATTTTCGGCTCAGGATGGCATCCCTTGCCTTCTGTGCAATTTCCAAGGCCTTCATTTTCGGCTGAACATTGAAGGGGATGCCTATGTCGCTAGGAATTTCTTCATATTTCTCCAAACTTGGGTTGAAGTAACCAGATCGATTTCCGTTCCAAGAAAAAGGTGACATGACCAAACTTGACTGTCTcactgcaatttttttttcacataGAAAAGACATGAGCAAGCAATGCACAAGTAATGTAACATTCAGACCTTCAGATCAAAGACTTCTCACAAGAAAAACCACAGAGCCCTTTTTAGTTGCATAATTCAAAAATCTAAATattttttccggcacctgcatggagaattaaatctagataaaataaaaaacgcattgcacagtttgtctgtaaatcgcgagatgaatctaatgaatctaattatacgctaaattgctacagtaatgctacagtaaataatctctaatgatagattaattaggctcattagattcgtctcgcgatttaaagacgagttctgtaattaattttgtgattagtctatgtttagtacttcaaaagtagaaagatttttttttcaaaaactttacacgaggcaactaaacaagacaGAAATTTACCTGCAAGCGTAGGTGCGAACGCCATTACGGGCTAAGTATTCTCCAGATGTCCTCTCTATCTCTGGGGGAGCAACAAGGTAATGGCTCGGAAGTTTTAGCTCGCCGTCGTACTGAAGCATACCAGCATAGCGTATCTTGGGGAACCTAACTCCGATCAAATTTGTCAAAGTTCTCGTATTCCAATGCCTTTGCAAGCATCACCATCCGGTCAGCTCTGAAATTGAACGTCACGACAGCATCCCCGTCCTGTATCGGGCCGACCGGTTTTCCGCTTTCATCAACTATAACGAAGTGGGGTAGATACTGGTCGTTGGCCTTTGGATCCTCCCTGAGTTTTTTCACAGCCTCAAGAGCGCTCTTGAACTTGTGTGGGGCTTCGCCAAGGACATGCGCATCCCAACCCCGCTTCACGACCTGCCAGTCATTCTGCGAAAGAAGACAGGTTACTTCAGCGGTGTACGAATCAACAAATGCAGAGTAGCTGAGCTGCACTCATTTTTCAGAACTGATTTCTGGCCAATACAATGCAGCAGCGGTTCTCGTATTCTGCAGATTGTTTCTTCTAGGTGAAATCTCAGTCCTATCACAATTATCATGGTAACTAAAATTCTCACAATATTGGATACACGGTTCAGCAACTGATCGAACGTTCTTCTCTATGCTCAGAGTGGCAACAAGCCACCGTTTTACTCCTACTAGCTGACAACCCAACGATCCAAATCGAAACACATTGACAAATAGTGGTAGCAGTACTACCTCATAGCGATCCATTGTGACGTACATCCTGCCTCCGCCAGACGCGACCCTCGCGTCAACGCCCTTCTCCCGCAGCCTCGCGAGGTCCTCCTCTAGCATCTCCACGAACCTGACGCTGCTGCCGTCCAGCACGTCGCGGCCATCCGTGAGGACGTGGACGCGTATCCTCTTCGCCCCGTGCTCGCTAGCCCCTTTCAGGAGCAGCTGCCAAGAAAGAAGGCGGCAGACGGTAACCGTCAGCTGTGTGTCGCGACCAGTTTGGGGACGTTTGGAAGTTGGAACCTGCCAGCAGGAGCAAGCGGTAGCAGCAACGAAACCGGCAGCTGGTCGAACCTCGAGtgcacgccgccgtcgctgaGCAGGCCGATGAGGTGCAGGGTGCCGTCGTCGAAAGACTGCCGGATGTACTTGAAGCCCTCCCCGTCGTATATCTTCCCGGAGGCGAGCGCCAGATCCACCAGCTTCGCCCTGCGCCGTCGTGGTCGACCGACGTCAGCTGATCGAAAGTTGAACGAAACCGGAGAGCTAGCAGAGAGCGTTTACCCCTGGGCGTATATCTGGCCCGCCCCGAGCGCGTTGTGGCCGACCTCGCTGTTCCCCATGTCGTCGTCCGTCGGCAGGCCCACCGCCGTGCCGTGCGCCTTGATGAgcctccacctcgccggagcCGCCTGGCATGGTACGCGAGCAGAGTTCATCAGCGAACGCCCGCGATCGCGCGCGGCACGCAACTCGGCGGCAACAGCCCCAGGCTGAGTGGGCCGCGTACCTTCTTGAGAGCGTCGAGCGTGGGCGTGTCGGCGGCGTGGATGCAGTTGAAGGGGTCGGGCGGCGCCTCGCCCCAGCCGTCCAGCACCACCACGGCCACCACCGTCCCCTTGGGCAGCCGCGGGTGCGCCGCCAGCTCccacggcttcccctccgccggCGGGCTCGTCGCCATGCGATGCGGTACGGTCGGCCTTCCAGAAGCGAGATCAGCTGGTGACACGGCTGATGGGTGAGCTGAAAGGTTCCGTCCGGGCTCTGGCGTCTGCTCGGTGCTGCTGGCCGATCGCTCGTCGGGTTTTGGAGGTGGTGGCCGTGGCCCGGCCGCGGCTTTCTTTGCTCTGGAAGGGTCTCGGCGCGAACCGAAGTGGCAGTTCCAGAGGTGCACAGGTGTAAAGCTCCATTGATTTTCTTGTGAAGAGCCCGCCTTGTGGAACAGCTCCTACGTGACGGTGCGACAACGACACATGGTCACGTCTCGTGTGTGTAATGCGCTTGTCTGTCGCCTCGTCGGGGTCGGGTCCGTCTCCTATGCGTTATCCAACGTATTGACCCGAGCCCTTCTGAAattttggccttgtttggtaaAAAAACAGTTGTACTACTGATGCGGTTGCACGCAACTAACCCACGTCACATCACCGTCCCCTGCCGAAACAAGAGGCATTTCGGTTTATCTAGATTTGGCTTATCTCgacttattttcttttacataaTATTATTCATTCTACCAATTCTACACTATTCATACGGTCAGCCGAACAAG
This window contains:
- the LOC120692541 gene encoding serine/arginine repetitive matrix protein 1-like isoform X1, which gives rise to MDGKVASNVELDSAVFQVSSPDNRYEAIACSKGNTERIASGPFDQLVLHLEDAKKFQSRSSSGTFELLLAGDGEGSSWFTKSTIQRFLHIINSSDTSKSVNGVLDEMSQLEETRKFHQLFYIKGQQNVTSGALTGGLFGTGAIAQQGNVGPNSSEATKNELLRALDLRLTALKEEILVLLNRAVGSNLSTREISDLSAFVQRFGTSEFSWLMRCVLLVADCQPSELPVQQDSTAEKIDKGENAHKTRDISPQTNLQRPIANNVSPAKLAQIERESSTETDDSSESSDEDEAVVERSRPLVRSASPRRSASPMRRVQIGRSGSRRSTAIAIKSLSYFPPSQRIPLDNDESSNCNGETDQPPRKSDNNVRRMSVQDAINLFESKQKDQNPDSQNKKAGLFATKSVLRRWSAGMGDSLNDKSEERISDSTSESKSNNLSYETDKDGAEMKAEPDKAPKNFVASEVEGLTTHADSHDIRVSETESVVSNNICAEQTKSGFEESSDRAMASAEWNRQKEAELNQMLLKMMEVMPGKFAGANATAAGFDSTNQKKGVTHGQHKEKRDTKVPAEKGKRRPTKEVSSKPLKDTVGQKKSAGTPKTGTVTEKRISPVPQKARRNSSPPVLPKEVASKTPVRKSSPKPLPSPAPAPATHSSWSGGSLTKATTTQRTKSSPGMASTSIPTSRRRSPTTHPSSQPASKVERTIQPVKNKKETVSAMKPAIKGQEEKKPKTAAKTSRITKVSPSSEEKSSVTTKESLRKVSKKSSVVPLESKPLKKATGISQSVGSGTVKKKVPQLDESYKDSGSVNQAEDKEQSPMTTEPTTKVLEADLAQPAHDVDENLEISLDNDLNIEKTEKPASSLTATEMGSSDQVEPSTNEADEAIQLPDEDMGISSAAWVEVEHQEQEVTDPSENVVAEDVTSPGIAPLPSSSPRIRHSLSQMLQADSNEPEIIEWGNAENPPAIVFQKDSPKGLKRLLKFARKNKGDNNTNGWASPSVVSEGEDELEESRGTSDGANLSRRTFDGSKTNSILSAQSTIGSFNSMNSDKQRERPGAAASAKASRSFFSLSNFRSSRSNDSKLR
- the LOC120692541 gene encoding serine/arginine repetitive matrix protein 1-like isoform X2; amino-acid sequence: MPKNSSLVHQVALLNYYWLVMEKGLPGLRNRRYRDEMSQLEETRKFHQLFYIKGQQNVTSGALTGGLFGTGAIAQQGNVGPNSSEATKNELLRALDLRLTALKEEILVLLNRAVGSNLSTREISDLSAFVQRFGTSEFSWLMRCVLLVADCQPSELPVQQDSTAEKIDKGENAHKTRDISPQTNLQRPIANNVSPAKLAQIERESSTETDDSSESSDEDEAVVERSRPLVRSASPRRSASPMRRVQIGRSGSRRSTAIAIKSLSYFPPSQRIPLDNDESSNCNGETDQPPRKSDNNVRRMSVQDAINLFESKQKDQNPDSQNKKAGLFATKSVLRRWSAGMGDSLNDKSEERISDSTSESKSNNLSYETDKDGAEMKAEPDKAPKNFVASEVEGLTTHADSHDIRVSETESVVSNNICAEQTKSGFEESSDRAMASAEWNRQKEAELNQMLLKMMEVMPGKFAGANATAAGFDSTNQKKGVTHGQHKEKRDTKVPAEKGKRRPTKEVSSKPLKDTVGQKKSAGTPKTGTVTEKRISPVPQKARRNSSPPVLPKEVASKTPVRKSSPKPLPSPAPAPATHSSWSGGSLTKATTTQRTKSSPGMASTSIPTSRRRSPTTHPSSQPASKVERTIQPVKNKKETVSAMKPAIKGQEEKKPKTAAKTSRITKVSPSSEEKSSVTTKESLRKVSKKSSVVPLESKPLKKATGISQSVGSGTVKKKVPQLDESYKDSGSVNQAEDKEQSPMTTEPTTKVLEADLAQPAHDVDENLEISLDNDLNIEKTEKPASSLTATEMGSSDQVEPSTNEADEAIQLPDEDMGISSAAWVEVEHQEQEVTDPSENVVAEDVTSPGIAPLPSSSPRIRHSLSQMLQADSNEPEIIEWGNAENPPAIVFQKDSPKGLKRLLKFARKNKGDNNTNGWASPSVVSEGEDELEESRGTSDGANLSRRTFDGSKTNSILSAQSTIGSFNSMNSDKQRERPGAAASAKASRSFFSLSNFRSSRSNDSKLR